The DNA window AGGACTGGTTCTTGAATGCCTTGAACGGGGCTGGGTTGTTAAACAGGGGATTCTCTGATTCGGCTTCAGTGAATTGCTTACTGGGTTTAGATGATGATGCCGCAAATGGGAATAATCTCGTGAGAGATACGGAGGGTTCACGGAAGAATGTGAAGCAGGGTCAAGGTCAGGATGTACACTCAGTACCAGATTCGCCCATGTTAGAGACGACATCGTCTTTTGGGTCTTCATCGTCATCGCCTTCGTTGGCGAACTTGCCGCCAATTAGGGTGCATGTGGAGGACCGTCGTGGTGTCAAAATTGAGCAGGATCAGAAGGTTGTGGGGATTGAGGAGCAATTTGCGCAGATGGGTTTTGGTGCGGGACAGAAGCAGGATGAGGGTTTTGTGGTTCTTTCCTCCGCGCCTCCGCCTCCTATGCCGGtgacatttgcggtgcctggTATGCCCGTGAGCTCGGGGGTTGTTGCTGGGGACTATTCCAATCGGGCGATCTCCGATGATGAGAGATCGGACCATGGCATGCCGTTTGGGCATCAGAAACCACCAACACCACAGTCacagcaacagcagcagcagactTTGCTTCCACAGTCACAACTGAAGTCAAGCGGAGGCCTTGATTTGCCTTCCCCAGATTCAGTGTCAAGGTACCATTTTAATCTCCTTTACTTTCGTGCTCATTTTCTACTTTATTATAGACATATTTTTATTTCTGGATTTAGATTATTGGGTTCGTGTTATTTATGGAGAAATGATTGTAATCTGAAATAAATTATTGGTGCTTGTCATGGTTTTTCAGTGATAGTAGTTTAACAAATGCAATAGCTCGCCAAAAACCAGGAATTTATCAAGACCAAGTTGTTCAAGTGCCCACTGGAGTTAACCGGTTTCCTGAAATGAATGTCTCTGATCCAAACAATCGGGTCCAATTACAACAACAGTTTCACGATTCGGGTTATGTGTTGCAATCCCAATTTGAGCAGCAGCTGctgcaacaacaacagcagcagcagcaacaaccaccaccacaacaatTCATTCATGCTGGTACTCATTACGTTCAACAGCACCCCTCTGGGGCAGTACCAATGACTGCATATTATCCTGTGTACCCTTCACAGCCACAACACCTGCAACCACAACAACATCATCGTCAGCTTGATCATCAATACCCAATGTACTATATGCCCGCTCAACAACAACCCCAGGGTTACAATTTGCCTATGCAGCAATCTAGTATCAGTGATGCCCCCAATACTATGCCTTTGAGCCGCTCCCAAACTCCTCCAAATCCTACAATTGTGGCTCCTTCAGCAGGATACAATCCTGTGAGAAATGCTCCTCTTGCTGCTAGTCCGGAAATGACTGCTTCAAATGTGTATAGGACAGTGACTGCAGGTGGAACACCATTGCATCAAGTGCCTTCAAGTCAGCATCAGCAGCAGTATGTCGGCTACTCCCAGATTCATCACCCTTCGCAGTCTGTTGCCCCCCGTTCTACTGGGACTCCAAATTTTGTCTATGAATACACAGATCCAGCTCACCCCCAAGTATACTACACACAGCCTTTAGCACCCTCAATGCCTTCTCAATACCAAACCATGACTACGGCATCAGGTGTAGCATCGCCAGACTCTTCAGGTTCCCGCCGAGAACATCAAGCTGCAAATTAGTAACTTCACAAACACAGGAAAtctatcaaggaagaagaaacaatTTTGAGGAAAGGGTTTGCTTTATATCTGAAAGttcttgaaagaaaaaaaaaacagttatgATATTGGCATTGGTTTGTGGTATGTATTTGTGGTAGATAATAAGGAAACTCTTTTTTGCTGTCTCAATTTACGTTGTTGCTGTTGTCATAGGAAAAGAAAGCGGTCCAAGAGTACACCGTAAAAGCTCAAAACTCATATTGTGTGCTTGTGCAGTTCAGTTATCAGTTACTGAATAATTTTTATGTAATTGGCAATTGTGTTTGAATAATGTATTTGATTCAGGTGTTTGTATTATACGGTTCATGAAATTGAAAAAGGATTTGATCTGTGGACTGCAGCCTACATGTCTGCAAAAGATTGTGATTGGGGTTGAGATCATTGTTACTTGGGAGATTGGATATTTCCCAGAAGAAGCTTTTTCTTACCATCtatgatatatttgtttttttgacATAGGCGGTGAAAACTCTTCTGCGTCTTGCCATCTACTCCGCTGAGGAGGCTGGTTTTTTGAGTCAGGGTTAAGCAGCAGCTGCATGAATTATGCAAAATGGGGAGTAGATTGTGCTCTCATCGTTGGCAGCAGAAAAAACACAGTTCCTACAAACCCAGAAAAGCCATTCGCCACCCACCAGATCTCCCAACTATGTATATCTATGCAAGCATCTCAGGAAATTTCATTTTATTCCTTATTCCTTACTCATATTCGTCCATCAATGTGAACAAGATTTACCACTGGGGGCATAAATATACAGGGAGTTTAGTGGGATTCTTTGCTCTGGCATCCTGTTTTGTCTATTTGCTTTTGTATCTCTCATTTCATGGCAAGTCGAGCATTGCTTGTATTAAATAGATGCCCACTGCTTTCTAATTTGCTTCACTTCCTACGTCGTCTTTTGCATCAGATCCCAAATAAGATCACTTGTTATTTGTCTCATAGGACAAATACATCACATATTTATGGACTTCAATGTGATTGGAGTCGGATTAAATTATTCCAAATACCCTAAGCAAATCGGATCCAAGTTATGCGTTACTATGGGTTTATAAGTCCAAACAACAATGCATAAGAAAAGCACGTTTACTTACTTTGTCAATAATTCTCATCTGACCGTGCATTGACAGCAGACTGCTAGATTCGGTTCTCATGTGTGTTTATTATCACTGAAACGTACTAATTATTGCGTAGATTATGTAATAATCGTACGAGGTTTTGCTTTTTTGAGTGTGGCGGCACGTTGTTTTGTTAAACTGGTACTAGGTGGCTGTTTTGTCCTAGTTTGATGATGACTCGACTCCATGGCATCCACAATTATCTTGGATTTTGTGATTGTCAAGTTGAGGGCTCAACCACAAAGTTCACAACTTCAGTTTTCCACTTTTCCATGCTCAACAGTTAAAGACGCCCGTTGGAACTTGGAAATGGGCCATATTGTGATATAAGCCCACTTTAAAGCCCCAATAGCTACCCTACTTGTGATCTAAGCCCACCTTTAAAGGCCCAAATAGTTTGAGCTCCCCCAATGTCCAATTCTAagaaatactaaaaaaaaaaaaatgaagctagCTCATCTGAGTTTCCTTGAATGAGATTTAATTTGCCTGAATGTAGCTTCTTTATCAATTCTGTTTATGAGGCAACTCTGCAGATTTGGCCTGAAAAAGATACAAGAACAAAGGGCAGAGATTATTATCTTTCTTACTGTGGTTTATTCAATTGAATATGCAATAAAAGAGAGCTGTTTCTGTCCTAAATATTACTGCATAAGCAAgtaataatttttgaaaaatgatcaAAAAAGTAGgctgttttcttgttttctctcttttcaataattaaattatttgaagttTAATTTATAACCTtggtaattaaattattaacctATATTATTCTAAATAATAATAGAGGAAAAACATGTATTATTCAAtaagaattttaaattttaaaatttgtatatattaggttataaaaatatttaaaagctTTACATGGTATACGACATCGTTTTGGGAACATCGACGATAGAATTGCAGGTCAAAGGGTCAAACGCGAAAGAGTTAAAAGAGGAGGTGAGATGGAGGACGACGAAAGAGGAAAATGACGGAAGCTTGGATTCGGGCTCTAGTGGAGGCCATTCACGCTAGTCCTACACAGGCTGTACTATATCTCGCTGGTGGCGCATCTCAGGTATCAGTAGTTCTGTCTTCAATTCACACAATcttcatcaatcaatttcaatCGATCAAGTTAACGGAATGAATTACTTGTTGTTAGGTTCTTGGCTGGTTAATTTCAGTGCCTGGAGCCTCAAATACAGTGCTCGAAACGGTGGTTCCGTACTCCAGAATGTCCATGATTCAATTACTCAATAAGGTTCTCTATGTGAACAATCTTAGTgatggatttttattttattctatcttttttttttttcaattctttacttaattatgtttgaaattttcttATGTTTGGTAATTCTTTTCTCTTTGGAGGGTTTTCAATGATGTCGTGATGCGTTGGTGTTGCAGATTCCAACTCAGTTTTGTAGCCAGCAAACAGCAGAGGAAATGGCTTTACTGGCATACAATCGCGCGCTTAAGCTCTCTAGCCCAGGTATCATGTTCGAAAATTGTGTCTTTATTTCATAAAAGCATGGTGTGGCTAAAAGAATTGCTTTGGTTAGTGGCAGAACCTAGGCTTGAAAAATGttcccaaattaaaagatttctatccaaaaaaatttgaaaattgaaatacaatGCTACTCATCGTGCATAATTATTTGACTTAGTATATTAGTCAGAAACAAATCCTTAGTTGGTGGTATGCAAATTTGGCTGGTGGagtctttgtttttatttaatatcGATGTTATTTAATGTCGATAGGTTCTCCAGTTCTTGGTGTGGGCTTTACTGGCTCTTTGGTTAGCACTCGTCCAAAGCTTGGAGACCACAGGTGATGCTGATTTGATGTTTTCCCCCCGAGAAATATGTGTGTTAATTTTCCCTGCTGTCGTCTATTCAAGAATATGTAGATGATTAAACGAAAATTTCCTCTTTAATTAAGACTCTGAGTCTGATCATTTTATAGAAAGTCAGAGGTGAAGAATATCATCGGAGGGAAAAATCattctcttttgtttgtttcacCATGCTTTCTAAGACTATGGGAAATGAAATTCACCAGTTTAAATTTCCTATAGCAGTTGGGCTTTGCAGGGACCGTAAGTTGAATCAAACTTTGAagagatttatttatttgctcAGTTGTTTTTTAATGTATGTCTCATGTTTTAATGTAAGCGTCTTCAATATTTAAGGTATTGTTTTGTTGAGTTACCTTCTGCATATTTATATTGCCATGAGCAGGTTGTACTTCTCAACAAGAACATCTGACCGACTTTGGGTATCTACAGTTACCTTGTCAAAggtgattatgggttttcataTGGCTTTTAATCATCTGTAATCTTTGCAATGGTCATATGTACCTTGTTACTGAACTGATTAGGGTCTGCGAACACGGGAGCAAGAAGACACTGTTTCAAGTCAACTATTACTGAAGGTGCGTTATAAATGCTGAAAAtgacaattttgaattttctgttTCTTAGCATTGTTTTATATATAATCTTAAAATGTTCTGAGATCTTGAAATAGGTATAATGAAAACATTTCTTAAGCGGCAACTTagccatccttgatttcatgcTATTGAAAGTGTATTCCCCTCCTCCCTCACCCTTCCTGTGGGATCCTATAGCTCACCACCTGGGACTTCTTTATCTATTTCCTTTTCATCTAATGGTTACAGGCCATTGCAAATGCGTGCAAGATCCCAGCAAAATTTGATTCTGAGTTGACTGGATCTGACTTGGCTGATGAATTTGAAAGGCAGTTCAATGAAGATCAGGAATtacaacaaattataaatgGGGAAATATGCTTTAAAATTTATCCATTTTCTGGTGGTATGATTCAatctttggatcaaatgaacaTCAACTACAGCTAGGTTTTGTTTTAAGTCCACATTTATTTTGTGTTGGAAGcttgaaagaagagagaaaaaaatgtaCACTCATATAAGAGCTGCACAgggttaaaaaaatgaaaataagaaaaaattgtttgttaaataataaaattttgtctGTTTTACAGGAGCACACACATcaaaggaagagaggaagataaTACTCTCGGGTTCTtttaatccattgcatgatggCCATCTCAAGCTCTTGGAAGTTGCTTTAaggtatatgatttttttttgaaaaatctgtTGGTAAAATTCACATAGAAATCACCTTCCCCTTGTAATAATCGAATATAAGGTTGGCTTCACTATTCTTTAGAATTGATTTTAAGATTTAGAATGTAATGTTTTTACTTCCAGTTTCTTTTGTATGGGAAATATGACCATATTTATTTAGAATGTTCATTTGAGTCTGACCAGTAAAGATTACTGCATCAGAATATTCTATTAACTGGAAAGGGATCCACATTTATTGGGGAAGAAAAGATTAATCTACTGGAAAGGGAATCCATATTTATTGGGGAAGAAAAGATTAATCTAGATTCTCATTGAACACCTTTAAAAATGAATTCAGATTTATCATGGTTTCTGTAAGTCTCATTTTTAACTCATTCCTATGCAGCATTTGTGGCCATGGATATCCATGTTTCGAGTTATCTGCTATCAATGCTGACAAACCTCCATTATCTATATCACAAATCAAAGATCGTGTAAAGCAGTTTGAAAAAGTTGGTGAGGCACATTGTTTGATTCTCTGACATTCTGAAGAACTGTTGTTCTGCTTATGGGGTTTAGGGATGTCGAGGGATCATGATCTAGGCAATCATGTAAGATGGGCAGGGATATAATTAGTTTATAAGTGCAATGAGTAGATAATAGGTATGGGAGCTGTTGGTTAAATCAGGGTCACTTCTAAGTTATCCAAGATCCTTTTTCACAGCAATTTGATTACCTTTACGGTGGGCTTTTACTACTGATTTGGCTAGTTATCTCTGCGAGTTGTGATGCTTGTCTGGTCTTGGGAGAAATCTCACCTGCCTTAATGATTAAATTCACCGGCCATCCTGAAGTGTTTCTTCTTCATATTGGAAGCTAATGACTAACTGTATCCTGTTAAAGTGGCATGATCAGTGAAAATGAGTTATTGGTTAGAGTGAGGTGACCAATAATGTAGAAGTTCTGTagcaattaatttattttaatgggAAAACTATGATCAACACTATTTTTGTCTCTTATAAGGTGCAAAGCAAGTTTATCTTAAATTTAAATATCTGAGATTATCATAATTACTTGAATTATAAGTTACCTTTTCCTAAAGTGCATTTGATGTTTAAATCCCATGAATAACTTGAAACATGCTTCACATAAAAATGATTTTGTAGAACGAAAATTATCAGTTATTTATTGCTTTGATCTTATCTCGTCGTGGTAACTCGTTTTGCTTCCAAATGGCAGGGAAGACCATAATCATTTCCAATCAGCCTTATTTTTATAAGAAAGCCGAACTTTTCCCTGGCAGTGCTTTTGTGATTGGTGCCGACACAGTAGCGAGGCTTATTAATGTACGGTACTTTCTTGTTGCATTAGAAATTTTCTACTATGAATAATTTCTTCTATAAGGATGCCCATGCTAGCTCACTTTGTCTAGATATAATTTCTCAAGTATATTTTATTGAGGTTAAATTGTGACTAATTGAATAGATAGATCACTATTTTATTGAAAAGATAGAGGAACTCGTGGTCTGGTAGTGCCCTGCTCCAGATCACTTGCTGGGACGAGTTGCAAGTTTCTGAGTCTTCCCTGCCTCACAAAATTGCTAGTAGAACCACACAAGTTATTCgggataaaaagaagaagaaagaagaatagAGAGATCCACCTTAGCTGACAGTTACACGCTTGATTTTGGTGAAATATAATTGTTTGACCTACTAATGAGGGGAAAAAGTGACAAGGGTGAAAAAATACTTAAATCTCAATATTTCTTGAATCTGATGATGTGGACACTTTGTTCTCCAGTGGCTTCTGATATGAACCTCTTTTACTTCCGGATAACCAGACCATCCAGCAAACATGTCTATTCCAATGGAGAGCGTTTTACTATGATAAAAGGTAGGAAATAATGCTAGACCGTAGACATGCTGTTGTACCTAAGTCTATACAACTCGCTTGAATGTGATTAGAACTAAATCTATTTGATGTTACACTAGGTATTcagaataaaattatatttgatcGAGTTAGATTACTAATTCACTATCTTTTGCAGCCAAAATATTATAATGGGTCCCATGAAGAGATGTTAAGAATTCTCAGTGATTGCAAAAGAACAGGGTGCACATTTCTTGTGGGTGGCCGGAATGTAGATGGTGCTTTTAAGGTGCTTTCACAGTGGAAGCTATTGCAACTTGCTCAATTTATTTACCATTTGTATTTTCTCTGAGAATTCTATTCCAACTTTTTCTTAAATAATTTGCAGGTTCTTGAAGATTTTGACATCCCAGAGGTGCTACGTGACATGTTTATCCCCATTCCAGCTGAAAGCTTTCGCATGGATATATCCTCCACAGAAATGAGAAAAAGCCGTCAAGTTTGAACATTTGAGGGGTAAACATGGCATGGTTTTTCATTGTTAATATGAACTATGAAGCATAAAAATAAGTATGATCATGGAAGTCCCTCTTATTGTTTATGCTATACAGATCAGTATCCAAATCTACTATATACTATTCTCGTTAGCGAGCATGCTACTCCGTATTCTCCAGTAAATAAGCATAGATAGAAATTGTTCGAGTACACATGGATTGTGCTGATCATGTGGTGATGATTTTATCATTCTTAGTAGGAGttctaaactctcaagtttcattTGACAGATTCAGGATTCCATTCAAATTCGTTTGTTTTTATGAGCCTTTTGGGCTCTTTTCTCACAGGAGTTCCAATTTATGCCAACAGAACAATGGTGTTACTCTCAAGCAACGTCCTTTGAGGGAGAAATAGTTAACATGAACTATGCCAACTACCAATAATGAAAACCATTCGGATCGAGTGAACAGGTTCAGTGGGTCTGCATTGTGATTGAATccgagaaaatttaaaaaaaaaaaaaaaaaacccatctaaaaattaaagttaaaaaacttggatgatatttttagctaatacaaatataaaacaatggtctttctctttttctgtaTCTTTTGTACTGATTGGGTGCTTGCTTATGTTCTATTTCCTgactaatcttaacatgcttTAAACCAGCAATAGAAACATGGAATTCATTATCAGTGTCTAAGAAGTTCCTTCTCCTTTGTGTCTGATACTTAACTGCTTGAATTGAACTTATCCACCGCAGGCTGCACCACATCCAGCTGCGCATGTGGAACCATAAGCAACGGCAGTCGCAGACGCTTTTTCTTTGGATGCACCATCGGCGCAACTGAAAATAATGGTTCCAACGACAGATAGGATTACCAGTACTGCCCACAATACCCCAATTGCACTGCTTAAGCCTTCACCATCGCCACCCCAATTGCCTCCGGCAGCTTCTTTCCATAGCCTCGCCATCTACAggctctcctctctctctctctctctctctctcatatattTAGTGCTAAAACGGACATAGATAGATCATTTATATGTGAACGGCGGGAGAGGCTTTAATTCGCCGACCTTTTTAacgggataaaaaaaaatcgtgtGGTCTAGTCTACCACTGATCAGACCTAGCCACGTCAAAACGGATGCGTTTTTGGTGGTTCTTGAGTCTTgactctttttctcttttattttaaaaaagtgATGATTCTACTTCGAAAAGGACAACCCTTGTGTTGATCTTATCATCTTCTTTTGCCGACATAAAAGGTCAATTTGAGTAAAGAGatggagcaaaaaaaaaaaaactgaaatacaTGCTATACTTAGGTGGGTGGACCGTTTATAATATTATTGGGTCAGATGGGCCGATCCCGGCTCCCTAACCTTAACCAGGCCCATGATTTACTGGGCTTGGCCAGTTTATTGGAAGTAATGTGAGGCccaagaaagagagaatttgTCTTCATGGTTTGTCAATGGCTAGTCCGTGAGAGAAACTTGCAAAATGAATCCAAAAAGCAGGAAGTGGAGTTGAGCGATGGTTCCAAAATGCATCCACAAGGCAGCAAGTGGAGTTGAGATTGTCAATGGCTAGTCCCTAAATGAAGAGGTAGGGACTGGGAGGGATGACACGAGTCATTGACGTGTGTTTGTGGATATGAAAATGAAACATGTAGATGTAGTTCCTCACAAACGGACAGGATCACACTGAAAACTATCAACGACCACGATTT is part of the Tripterygium wilfordii isolate XIE 37 chromosome 7, ASM1340144v1, whole genome shotgun sequence genome and encodes:
- the LOC120002723 gene encoding mediator of RNA polymerase II transcription subunit 15-like: MDPPPSPPPAAPPLTTTPAAVVTTTNLPTHQINAPTYTESIDSSPRSRNTDSWDDPPASAAGGAFTTKLRLMCSYGGHIVPRPHDKSLCYVGGDTRIVVVDRQKTLASLSSSLSRTLLNDRPFTLKYQLPSEDLDSLISVTTDEDLENMIDEYDRTTGSSSKTSRLRLFLFPLKPDSSQSIGPLLENPAKSEDWFLNALNGAGLLNRGFSDSASVNCLLGLDDDAANGNNLVRDTEGSRKNVKQGQGQDVHSVPDSPMLETTSSFGSSSSSPSLANLPPIRVHVEDRRGVKIEQDQKVVGIEEQFAQMGFGAGQKQDEGFVVLSSAPPPPMPVTFAVPGMPVSSGVVAGDYSNRAISDDERSDHGMPFGHQKPPTPQSQQQQQQTLLPQSQLKSSGGLDLPSPDSVSSDSSLTNAIARQKPGIYQDQVVQVPTGVNRFPEMNVSDPNNRVQLQQQFHDSGYVLQSQFEQQLLQQQQQQQQQPPPQQFIHAGTHYVQQHPSGAVPMTAYYPVYPSQPQHLQPQQHHRQLDHQYPMYYMPAQQQPQGYNLPMQQSSISDAPNTMPLSRSQTPPNPTIVAPSAGYNPVRNAPLAASPEMTASNVYRTVTAGGTPLHQVPSSQHQQQYVGYSQIHHPSQSVAPRSTGTPNFVYEYTDPAHPQVYYTQPLAPSMPSQYQTMTTASGVASPDSSGSRREHQAAN
- the LOC120002813 gene encoding uncharacterized protein LOC120002813; this translates as MTEAWIRALVEAIHASPTQAVLYLAGGASQVLGWLISVPGASNTVLETVVPYSRMSMIQLLNKIPTQFCSQQTAEEMALLAYNRALKLSSPGSPVLGVGFTGSLVSTRPKLGDHRLYFSTRTSDRLWVSTVTLSKGLRTREQEDTVSSQLLLKAIANACKIPAKFDSELTGSDLADEFERQFNEDQELQQIINGEICFKIYPFSGGAHTSKEERKIILSGSFNPLHDGHLKLLEVALSICGHGYPCFELSAINADKPPLSISQIKDRVKQFEKVGKTIIISNQPYFYKKAELFPGSAFVIGADTVARLINPKYYNGSHEEMLRILSDCKRTGCTFLVGGRNVDGAFKVLEDFDIPEVLRDMFIPIPAESFRMDISSTEMRKSRQV